A single region of the Streptomyces sp. NBC_00425 genome encodes:
- a CDS encoding excalibur calcium-binding protein, with the protein MPRRATVAGIAAAVLTVALLSGVAHAQDLNCSDFTYQEDAQAVFDQDPSDPNRLDEDRGPDDGIACEALPHRSLPTLVPATSIPAPRPTGPAPAVTGSASASSSPAPLPTLGVRGGVGGAVTAGPSGWDVGIGATLTTAGLLAAAGCLRRRRRRL; encoded by the coding sequence ATGCCACGCCGTGCCACCGTCGCAGGCATAGCCGCCGCGGTCCTGACCGTCGCTCTGCTGAGCGGCGTCGCCCACGCCCAGGACCTGAACTGCAGCGACTTCACCTACCAGGAAGACGCCCAGGCCGTCTTCGACCAGGACCCCAGCGACCCCAACCGGCTCGACGAGGACCGGGGGCCGGACGACGGCATCGCCTGTGAGGCCCTTCCCCACCGGTCGCTGCCCACGCTGGTCCCCGCGACGAGCATCCCCGCACCACGGCCGACCGGCCCCGCACCGGCCGTCACCGGTTCCGCGTCCGCCTCGAGCAGCCCGGCGCCGCTGCCCACCCTCGGCGTCCGGGGCGGCGTCGGCGGCGCCGTCACCGCCGGCCCGTCCGGCTGGGACGTCGGCATCGGCGCGACCCTCACCACGGCGGGCCTGCTGGCCGCGGCCGGCTGTCTGCGACGTCGCCGGCGCCGCCTCTAG
- the ppk2 gene encoding polyphosphate kinase 2 — MDRDEAEARLLDGLTVDDRRPEQPVLLDEAGRPITTWRENYPYGRKVGRQEYERAKRVLQIEMLKLQRWIKDTGGRLVVICEGRDAAGKGGTIQRFTERLNPRGARIVALSQPTEREKGQWYFQRYVDHLPGPGEIVFFDRSWYNRAGVERVMGFCTPREHGLFLKQCPLFEDMLVEDGIILVKFWFSVSRAEQRTRFAIRQVDPVRQWKLSPTDLASLDRWDEYTTAKVEMFRATDTDHAPWTVVKSNDKRRGRLEAMRSLLHRVEYAAKDPGAVGRPDPLIVGAAATLLEPGEEDTVLSPTPLTPQTEGPGRHPGGTA; from the coding sequence ATGGATCGTGACGAGGCCGAGGCCCGGCTGCTCGACGGGCTGACAGTGGACGACCGCCGGCCGGAACAGCCGGTGCTGCTCGACGAGGCCGGCCGGCCCATCACGACGTGGCGCGAGAACTATCCCTACGGCCGGAAGGTCGGGCGCCAGGAGTACGAGCGCGCCAAGCGCGTCCTGCAGATCGAGATGCTGAAACTGCAGCGCTGGATCAAGGACACCGGCGGTCGGCTGGTCGTGATCTGCGAGGGGCGGGACGCGGCGGGCAAGGGCGGCACCATCCAGCGCTTCACCGAACGGCTCAACCCCCGCGGCGCCCGCATCGTGGCGCTGTCCCAGCCCACGGAGCGCGAGAAGGGGCAGTGGTACTTCCAGCGGTACGTCGACCACCTCCCCGGACCGGGTGAGATCGTCTTCTTCGACCGCTCCTGGTACAACCGGGCCGGGGTCGAGCGGGTCATGGGGTTCTGCACGCCGCGTGAACACGGACTGTTCCTCAAGCAGTGCCCGCTCTTCGAGGACATGCTGGTCGAGGACGGCATCATCCTGGTGAAGTTCTGGTTCTCGGTGTCCCGGGCCGAGCAGCGGACGCGGTTCGCGATCCGCCAGGTGGACCCGGTGCGCCAGTGGAAGCTGTCGCCCACCGATCTCGCTTCCCTCGACCGCTGGGACGAGTACACCACCGCCAAGGTCGAGATGTTCCGCGCCACCGACACCGACCACGCGCCCTGGACCGTCGTCAAGAGCAACGACAAACGACGGGGCCGGCTCGAAGCCATGCGCAGTCTCCTGCACCGCGTCGAGTACGCGGCCAAGGACCCGGGCGCGGTCGGCCGTCCGGACCCGCTCATCGTCGGCGCCGCGGCCACCCTCCTGGAGCCCGGCGAGGAGGACACCGTCCTCTCGCCGACTCCGCTCACCCCGCAGACCGAGGGTCCCGGACGGCATCCCGGCGGCACGGCCTGA
- a CDS encoding sugar ABC transporter substrate-binding protein, with product MGPRVSLPAGKGRSLVRAFMALTVAAVLALSGACAGDDGGSGGKDNPTVGLLLPGGGASRFGQFDRPLIVNKLKELCPRCPVTVAATPDPAVQRQQLESMITRGVDVLIVAAVDPELLRPSVEAAHRADIPVVAYDRLAQGPISGYVTFDGAQVGRLQGEGLLTGMGAKADGGQIVMMNGATTDPNAAWFKRGALSVLQGKVKVGKSYDVVGWRPENAFVDMRSAIAALGGDQIDGVLAANDSLAGAVISALRAAEVRPLPPITGQDADLVAVRRIVRGEQYMTVYKPFKPAADATVEMAVAVGRGESVGSIATGTVDNTTTKDIPAVLLPAVSVTVGTIKETLVKDGMYSIAQICPPSLRAACAEAGLI from the coding sequence ATGGGTCCTCGTGTCAGCCTTCCGGCCGGGAAGGGCCGGTCCCTCGTCCGTGCGTTCATGGCGCTCACGGTCGCCGCCGTCCTGGCCCTGTCCGGGGCCTGCGCCGGGGACGACGGTGGCAGCGGAGGGAAGGACAACCCCACGGTCGGCCTGCTGCTCCCGGGCGGCGGGGCCTCCCGCTTCGGACAGTTCGACCGGCCCCTGATCGTGAACAAGCTGAAGGAACTGTGCCCGCGCTGCCCGGTCACCGTCGCCGCCACGCCCGACCCGGCGGTCCAGCGACAGCAGCTGGAATCCATGATCACGCGAGGGGTGGACGTGCTGATCGTCGCCGCCGTCGACCCGGAGCTGCTGCGCCCCTCGGTCGAGGCCGCGCACCGGGCCGACATTCCGGTCGTCGCCTACGACCGTCTCGCACAGGGCCCGATCTCCGGATACGTCACCTTCGACGGCGCACAGGTCGGCAGGCTCCAGGGCGAGGGGCTCCTGACGGGCATGGGGGCGAAGGCGGACGGCGGACAGATCGTCATGATGAACGGCGCCACGACCGACCCCAATGCCGCCTGGTTCAAGCGGGGAGCCCTCTCCGTCCTCCAGGGCAAGGTGAAGGTCGGCAAGTCGTACGACGTCGTCGGCTGGCGTCCGGAGAACGCCTTCGTCGACATGCGGAGCGCCATCGCCGCGCTGGGCGGGGACCAGATCGACGGTGTCCTCGCCGCCAACGACAGCCTCGCCGGCGCCGTGATCTCCGCCCTTCGGGCAGCCGAGGTGCGTCCGCTGCCGCCGATCACCGGCCAGGACGCCGACCTCGTGGCCGTCCGCCGCATCGTCAGGGGCGAGCAGTACATGACCGTCTACAAGCCGTTCAAGCCGGCCGCCGACGCGACGGTCGAGATGGCCGTCGCCGTGGGACGCGGCGAGTCGGTCGGATCGATCGCCACCGGCACCGTCGACAACACCACCACGAAGGACATCCCCGCGGTCCTGCTCCCCGCCGTCTCCGTCACCGTCGGCACCATCAAGGAGACTCTGGTAAAGGATGGTATGTACTCCATTGCTCAGATATGTCCCCCGAGTCTCCGGGCCGCCTGCGCCGAAGCCGGACTCATCTGA
- a CDS encoding pyridoxamine 5'-phosphate oxidase family protein: MTGSSAPASDTTDPLPGPTGAGPRPRAVRRRDTEHRLAHDVDVWVASASPDGTPHLVPLSFDWDGRTLLMATLADSPTGRNLAASRTARLALGLTRDVCMIEGEAEVLGIDALPPRQGDRFADRTGFDPRTLTTPYRWFRVTPRRIQSWREADELAGRELMRDGRWLA, from the coding sequence ATGACCGGATCGTCCGCACCGGCGTCCGACACCACGGATCCGCTGCCCGGGCCCACGGGGGCCGGCCCCCGCCCCCGCGCCGTGCGCCGCCGCGACACCGAGCACCGGCTCGCCCACGACGTCGACGTCTGGGTGGCCAGCGCCTCTCCCGACGGCACACCCCACCTCGTGCCGCTCTCCTTCGACTGGGACGGCCGCACGCTGCTCATGGCGACCTTGGCGGACAGCCCGACCGGCCGGAACCTGGCAGCCTCCCGGACCGCCCGGCTGGCCCTCGGACTCACCCGTGACGTCTGCATGATCGAGGGCGAGGCCGAGGTCCTCGGCATCGACGCCCTGCCGCCGCGGCAGGGCGACCGGTTCGCCGACCGCACGGGCTTCGACCCGCGCACCCTCACCACGCCCTACCGCTGGTTCCGCGTCACCCCCCGCCGCATCCAGAGCTGGCGCGAGGCGGACGAGCTGGCCGGCCGCGAACTCATGCGCGACGGCCGCTGGCTGGCCTGA
- a CDS encoding ATP-binding cassette domain-containing protein — translation MAVQPLLALRGVSKRFAAVQALVDVELEIRGGEVVALVGDNAAGKSTLVKVISGVGPADRGVIEWRGAPIQIKRPQDAQLLGIATVYQDLAMCDNLDVVGNLFLGREIHRLGVLDEVEMERRTRDLLHTLSIRIPDVRVPVAALSGGQRQVVAITRSLLGEPRLLLLDEPTASLGVEQTSQLLDLIEQLRDRGLGVLLISHNMGDIKAVADRIAVLRLGRNNGVFDVNTASQEQIIASITGASDNAVGHRSTRAEETWP, via the coding sequence GTGGCGGTTCAGCCCTTGCTGGCGCTGCGCGGCGTCTCCAAGCGGTTCGCCGCCGTCCAGGCACTGGTGGACGTGGAGCTGGAGATCAGGGGCGGAGAAGTGGTCGCCCTCGTGGGCGACAACGCCGCGGGCAAGTCCACGCTCGTCAAGGTGATCTCTGGCGTCGGGCCCGCCGACCGGGGCGTCATCGAGTGGCGCGGCGCACCCATACAGATCAAGCGACCCCAGGACGCCCAGCTGCTGGGCATCGCGACCGTCTACCAGGACCTCGCGATGTGCGACAACCTCGATGTCGTCGGCAATCTGTTCCTCGGCCGGGAGATCCACCGGCTCGGCGTCCTCGACGAGGTCGAAATGGAGCGCCGCACCCGCGATCTGCTGCACACCCTGTCCATCCGCATCCCCGACGTGCGGGTGCCCGTCGCCGCCCTGTCCGGCGGGCAGCGGCAGGTCGTCGCGATCACCCGTTCGCTCCTCGGCGAGCCCCGACTCCTCCTGCTGGACGAGCCCACCGCCTCGCTGGGCGTCGAGCAGACGAGTCAGCTCCTCGACCTCATCGAGCAGCTGCGCGACCGGGGTCTCGGGGTTCTGCTCATCAGCCACAACATGGGCGACATCAAGGCCGTCGCCGACCGGATCGCCGTCCTGCGCCTCGGACGCAACAACGGTGTGTTCGACGTGAACACGGCCTCCCAGGAGCAGATCATCGCCTCCATCACCGGCGCGTCGGACAACGCCGTCGGCCACCGCTCGACCCGGGCCGAGGAGACCTGGCCGTGA
- a CDS encoding ATP-binding protein, translating to MSTPVISAREAEVLELLGEHLSNAEISARLFISVRTVESHVSALLRKLGAPDRRALSRRAADLARAGQTTRPAPALPAPLTAFVGRTRERADLAEAVKTRRLVTAVGPGGVGKTRLALAVAAQTAGDFPDGVWFVDLAPVTDPGRVGAAVAATMGTGEQPARGVDETVLAALAGHRALLVLDNCEQIVEGVAPFVERLLTACPGVQVLATSRARMLVPFEWAFEVPPLSWADGAESEAVALFVERASAAGRAPDAAAREGVAALCAGLDGMALAIELAAARYPALGLEGLTAGLTDQVRMLAGGPRAHHRHRSVGAVLDWSHDLLEPRDRALLRRISVFAAPFTAEAAGAVAAFAPLDPAAVADGLGRLAEQSLLTATPTSAGVRYRALETVRQYGTRRLADAGEWADVRSRHLGWCLAAASALEDAQRADASAEFVDDGRWARFDGTADDLRTALAWAADGPRRREDARRLALSLAGLAFARTLVGEAQQRFEQAAALADAAGDPAGAAAALRRAAGVAGCRRLGDDMFRLHRAAADAARRAGDTTEAGRDLAAAATVAYRFSSTFARVPTAQEAAGLLAQARELSRDAGPAAGAAVALAEAAVVADAFGAVQGDTDNTAHETVGYAERAVELARRAKDAVAESAALDALSGAHSWAGRPFGAADAARRRIDVLSAAPRTPAAAHERMDALAMASATALGVGELEQARRWGRQLAGHPLLAEAGHHAVSWLLVADAYAGAAADVLAGGARFLDAWERGGRPRSFSLGPAAASVAMVHGLRGDHEARAAWLAIVQEAGHESEHRHGYGAVFDATVSLHHGEADAALERVAPPPERVWKWVTWVWLHWYATVRAEASALAGHPDARERIGDARGLVAGNPVATAQLDRSEALLDGDRARLLTVAAAFEAAGCRYQAARTLLLAGDTHATAGEAALTGLGLAPRVG from the coding sequence GTGTCCACTCCAGTGATCTCGGCCCGGGAAGCGGAAGTGCTCGAGCTGCTCGGCGAGCACCTCAGCAACGCGGAGATCTCCGCGCGGTTGTTCATCTCGGTACGCACGGTGGAGTCCCACGTCTCCGCGCTGCTGCGCAAGCTCGGGGCTCCGGACCGGCGCGCCCTGTCCCGGCGTGCGGCCGACCTCGCCCGCGCCGGGCAGACGACGCGCCCGGCACCGGCCCTGCCGGCACCCCTGACGGCGTTCGTGGGCCGGACGCGCGAGCGCGCCGACCTCGCCGAAGCCGTGAAGACGCGCCGGCTGGTGACCGCGGTCGGGCCGGGCGGGGTGGGCAAGACCCGGCTCGCGCTGGCGGTCGCGGCGCAGACGGCCGGCGACTTCCCCGACGGGGTGTGGTTCGTGGATCTGGCCCCGGTCACCGATCCGGGACGGGTGGGCGCGGCGGTCGCGGCGACGATGGGCACGGGCGAGCAGCCGGCGCGGGGCGTCGACGAGACGGTGCTCGCCGCGCTGGCCGGCCATCGGGCCCTGCTGGTGCTGGACAACTGCGAGCAGATCGTCGAGGGCGTGGCCCCGTTCGTGGAGCGGCTGCTGACGGCCTGCCCGGGAGTGCAGGTGCTCGCGACGAGCCGCGCCCGGATGCTGGTGCCGTTCGAGTGGGCCTTCGAGGTGCCGCCGCTGTCCTGGGCGGACGGGGCGGAGTCGGAGGCCGTGGCGCTGTTCGTCGAGCGGGCGTCGGCGGCCGGCCGCGCTCCGGACGCGGCGGCGCGCGAGGGCGTCGCGGCCCTCTGCGCCGGCCTCGACGGGATGGCGCTGGCCATCGAACTGGCGGCCGCGCGGTATCCCGCCCTGGGGCTGGAGGGACTCACGGCCGGCCTCACCGACCAGGTGCGCATGCTCGCCGGAGGGCCGCGTGCGCACCACCGACACCGCTCGGTGGGGGCGGTGCTGGACTGGAGCCACGACCTGCTGGAGCCGCGGGACCGGGCGCTGCTGCGCCGGATCTCGGTGTTCGCGGCGCCCTTCACGGCCGAGGCGGCGGGCGCGGTGGCCGCCTTCGCGCCGCTGGACCCGGCCGCGGTCGCCGACGGCCTCGGCAGACTCGCCGAGCAGAGTCTGCTGACCGCGACGCCGACTTCGGCAGGGGTCCGGTACCGGGCCCTGGAGACCGTCCGCCAGTACGGGACCCGGCGGCTGGCCGACGCCGGCGAGTGGGCGGACGTCCGCTCACGCCACCTCGGCTGGTGCCTCGCCGCCGCGTCCGCCCTGGAGGACGCCCAACGGGCCGATGCGTCGGCGGAGTTCGTTGACGATGGCCGCTGGGCACGGTTCGACGGCACGGCCGACGACCTGCGGACCGCCCTGGCCTGGGCGGCCGACGGTCCGCGGCGGCGCGAGGACGCCCGTCGTCTCGCACTGTCCCTGGCGGGCCTGGCCTTCGCCCGCACCCTGGTCGGCGAGGCCCAGCAGCGCTTCGAGCAGGCGGCCGCGCTCGCCGACGCCGCGGGCGACCCGGCCGGCGCCGCCGCCGCGCTGCGCCGGGCTGCCGGGGTGGCCGGCTGCCGTCGGCTCGGCGACGACATGTTCCGTCTGCACCGTGCCGCCGCGGACGCGGCCCGCCGGGCCGGCGACACGACGGAGGCCGGCCGTGACCTCGCGGCCGCCGCCACCGTCGCGTACCGCTTCTCCAGCACGTTCGCACGGGTCCCCACCGCGCAGGAGGCGGCCGGCCTGCTCGCGCAGGCGCGCGAACTGTCCCGCGACGCGGGCCCGGCGGCCGGGGCCGCGGTGGCGCTGGCCGAGGCCGCGGTGGTGGCGGACGCCTTCGGCGCGGTCCAGGGCGACACGGACAACACCGCGCACGAGACGGTCGGATACGCCGAGCGGGCCGTGGAACTGGCCCGGCGTGCGAAGGACGCGGTGGCCGAGTCCGCGGCCCTCGACGCGCTCTCCGGCGCCCACAGCTGGGCGGGCCGGCCGTTCGGGGCGGCGGACGCCGCCCGCCGCCGCATCGACGTTCTGAGCGCGGCGCCGCGCACGCCCGCCGCCGCGCACGAGCGCATGGACGCCCTCGCCATGGCGTCCGCGACCGCACTCGGGGTGGGCGAGCTGGAACAGGCCCGGCGGTGGGGCAGGCAGCTCGCCGGGCACCCGCTGCTGGCCGAGGCCGGCCATCACGCCGTCTCCTGGCTGCTGGTCGCGGACGCCTACGCGGGCGCCGCCGCCGACGTGCTCGCGGGCGGTGCGCGCTTCCTCGACGCGTGGGAGCGCGGCGGCCGGCCGCGGTCGTTCTCGCTCGGCCCGGCCGCCGCGTCCGTCGCGATGGTCCACGGGCTGCGCGGCGATCACGAGGCCAGGGCGGCGTGGCTCGCGATCGTCCAGGAGGCCGGTCACGAGTCCGAGCACCGCCACGGCTACGGCGCGGTCTTCGACGCGACGGTGTCGCTCCACCACGGGGAAGCCGACGCGGCCCTGGAGCGGGTGGCGCCGCCGCCGGAGCGGGTGTGGAAGTGGGTCACCTGGGTCTGGCTGCACTGGTATGCGACGGTGCGGGCGGAGGCGTCGGCGCTGGCCGGACACCCGGACGCCCGCGAGCGGATCGGGGACGCCCGCGGCCTGGTCGCCGGAAACCCCGTCGCCACCGCCCAACTGGACCGTTCCGAAGCACTGTTGGACGGCGACCGGGCGCGACTGCTCACCGTCGCGGCGGCGTTCGAGGCGGCGGGCTGCCGCTATCAGGCGGCCCGGACCCTGCTGCTCGCCGGGGACACGCACGCGACCGCGGGCGAGGCTGCGCTCACCGGTCTCGGCCTCGCGCCTCGCGTCGGCTGA
- a CDS encoding MSMEG_6728 family protein, translating to MQTFLPYPDFTASAAALDPRRLGKQRVEALQVLRGLTVAGYGWRHHPAVRMWTGYEEALVRYGLEICGVWTATGRADTCAASLLAGFDGRRPGVRTQEELAEARELPPWLGDDPFHRSHRSALVRKDPTFYTARFPDVPDDLPYVWPASDRGGGRLERGRA from the coding sequence ATGCAGACCTTCCTGCCGTATCCGGACTTCACCGCATCGGCCGCCGCCCTGGATCCGCGGCGGCTGGGCAAACAGCGCGTGGAGGCGCTGCAGGTGCTGCGCGGCCTGACCGTCGCGGGCTACGGGTGGCGCCACCATCCGGCGGTGCGCATGTGGACCGGCTACGAGGAGGCCCTGGTGCGCTACGGCCTCGAGATCTGCGGCGTCTGGACGGCGACCGGTCGCGCGGACACCTGCGCCGCCTCGCTGCTGGCCGGCTTCGACGGCAGACGGCCCGGCGTGCGCACCCAGGAGGAGCTCGCCGAGGCCCGCGAACTGCCGCCGTGGCTGGGCGACGACCCGTTCCACCGCAGTCACCGGTCGGCGCTCGTGCGCAAGGACCCGACGTTCTACACGGCGCGGTTCCCGGACGTGCCCGACGATCTGCCGTACGTCTGGCCCGCCTCCGACCGGGGCGGCGGTCGTCTCGAGCGTGGGCGGGCTTGA
- a CDS encoding sugar ABC transporter permease has translation MAVTGRESGARADADAPGAGRLRDGPRRGVAGFRACADAVARRLHAHDLGPVPVLLALVVTWTIFQILDPNFLSPRNLSVLSVDIVGTGMIAVGIVFVLLIGEIDLSVGSLAGLAGAVFAALNVNLGMPEWLAVIIAVLCGAAAGAVHGFSFARIGVPAFVVTLAGLLAWNGVMLYLLGTETAINFSETGLVATLTSRYFSAPAVTYGLATLAPVACLLASLRERRRREAAGMPCRPVGGIWARAVLLAIVAFAAVLVLNRFEGLPLALLIFLAVVVASDLFLRRTPYGRQILALGGGVEAARRSGVDVTRVRTAVFVVSGTLAAVGGLFVASRLTSASQVPGSGMLLINAIAAAVVGGTSLFGGRGSPWSALLGVLMIQSIASGMALLGVEPPVQFMVTGGVLYAAVVLDSLARRAARARGGP, from the coding sequence CTGGCCGTGACGGGGAGGGAGAGCGGGGCGCGCGCCGACGCGGACGCGCCCGGCGCCGGGCGGCTGCGCGACGGGCCACGGCGCGGCGTCGCAGGCTTCCGGGCGTGCGCCGACGCGGTGGCCCGCCGGCTGCACGCACACGACCTCGGCCCGGTCCCCGTCCTGCTCGCTCTCGTGGTGACCTGGACGATCTTCCAGATCCTGGACCCCAACTTCCTTTCGCCGCGCAACCTGTCCGTGCTCAGCGTGGACATCGTCGGCACCGGCATGATCGCCGTGGGGATCGTCTTCGTGCTGCTGATCGGCGAGATCGACCTGTCGGTGGGCTCGCTCGCCGGCCTCGCGGGCGCCGTGTTCGCGGCGCTCAACGTGAACCTCGGAATGCCGGAATGGCTCGCGGTGATCATCGCCGTGCTCTGCGGTGCGGCCGCCGGGGCGGTGCACGGGTTCTCCTTCGCCCGGATCGGCGTTCCCGCGTTCGTCGTCACCCTCGCCGGCCTGCTCGCCTGGAACGGCGTGATGCTCTACCTGCTGGGGACGGAGACCGCCATCAACTTCAGCGAGACCGGTCTGGTCGCCACGCTGACCAGCCGCTACTTCAGCGCCCCCGCCGTCACCTACGGCCTCGCCACGCTCGCCCCGGTCGCTTGCCTCCTGGCCTCCCTGCGTGAGCGCAGACGCCGCGAAGCCGCCGGGATGCCCTGCCGGCCGGTGGGCGGGATCTGGGCGCGCGCGGTCCTGCTCGCGATCGTCGCGTTCGCCGCCGTCCTGGTCCTGAACCGGTTCGAGGGACTGCCCCTCGCCCTGCTGATCTTCCTCGCGGTCGTCGTCGCCTCCGACCTCTTTCTGCGCCGCACACCGTACGGCCGGCAGATCCTCGCCCTCGGCGGCGGCGTGGAGGCGGCCCGGCGGTCCGGCGTGGACGTGACGCGCGTACGGACCGCGGTGTTCGTGGTGTCGGGAACGCTGGCGGCGGTCGGCGGTCTGTTCGTCGCGTCACGGCTCACCTCGGCGAGCCAGGTGCCGGGCTCCGGCATGCTGCTGATCAACGCCATCGCGGCGGCCGTCGTCGGCGGCACCAGCCTGTTCGGCGGGCGCGGCTCGCCCTGGTCGGCGCTGTTGGGCGTGCTCATGATCCAGTCGATCGCCTCCGGCATGGCACTGCTGGGAGTCGAGCCCCCGGTGCAGTTCATGGTCACCGGCGGGGTGCTGTACGCCGCGGTGGTCCTCGACTCGCTGGCACGCCGCGCCGCGCGCGCCCGGGGAGGCCCCTGA
- a CDS encoding RidA family protein translates to MPRAVTLIRSAALSDVAEYAYAATAPAESRLIFLAGACPLNEDGSTAAVGDYAGQARKAVENMRTALAASGASLHDVISTRVLVASARQQDLVTAWEVVRDAFADHDVPSTLMGVTVLGYKDQLVEIEAVAAVLDA, encoded by the coding sequence GTGCCCCGTGCCGTCACCCTGATCCGCTCCGCCGCCCTGTCCGACGTCGCCGAGTACGCGTACGCGGCCACGGCGCCCGCGGAGTCACGCCTGATCTTCCTCGCCGGCGCGTGCCCCCTGAACGAGGACGGCTCCACGGCGGCTGTCGGGGACTACGCCGGCCAGGCTCGCAAGGCCGTCGAGAACATGCGGACGGCGCTCGCCGCCTCCGGCGCGTCGCTCCACGACGTCATCAGCACCCGGGTGCTCGTGGCGTCGGCCCGGCAGCAGGACCTCGTGACGGCCTGGGAGGTGGTCCGGGACGCGTTCGCCGACCATGACGTCCCGAGCACCCTGATGGGTGTCACCGTGCTCGGCTACAAGGACCAGCTCGTCGAGATCGAGGCCGTCGCCGCAGTGCTCGACGCCTGA
- a CDS encoding YihY/virulence factor BrkB family protein yields the protein MMRTLKRHGRHNGHATAAPEAENGRAPAAGPDGQAQEQAPTAGPDEQAQDAHTAGPDAQVEERAPDSPSELPGHSWKAVLKGTLREFKKDELTDRAAALTYYGILALFPALLALVSLLGIIGQSATQQVLDNIQKLAPGPAQDILRNAVRQMQSGSGLGSVMAIVGLVLAVWSASGYVAAFIRSANAVYDVPEGRPVWKVLPVRVGVTVALMVMAVISALIVVFTGGLARQAGTALGVGDAGLTAWSIAKWPVLVVLVTMMIALLYWATPNAKVRGFRWITPGSFLALLIWMIASAGFALYVANFGSYNKTYGTLAGVIVFLVWLWITNLAILLGLEFDAELVRQRAVVGGHPVDEEPYVQPRDTRTWDEGDHRRLGS from the coding sequence ATGATGCGGACACTGAAGCGCCACGGACGGCACAACGGGCACGCCACGGCCGCCCCCGAGGCGGAGAACGGCCGGGCCCCCGCCGCGGGACCGGACGGCCAGGCGCAGGAGCAGGCTCCCACCGCGGGGCCGGACGAGCAGGCACAGGACGCCCACACCGCGGGGCCGGACGCACAGGTGGAGGAGCGGGCCCCGGACAGTCCGTCGGAACTGCCCGGACACTCCTGGAAAGCGGTGCTCAAAGGCACGCTCAGGGAGTTCAAGAAGGACGAGCTGACCGACCGGGCGGCGGCCCTCACCTACTACGGGATCCTGGCGCTGTTCCCGGCGCTCCTCGCACTCGTGTCCCTGCTGGGCATCATCGGGCAGTCGGCGACGCAGCAGGTGCTGGACAACATCCAGAAGCTCGCCCCCGGGCCCGCACAGGACATCCTGCGCAACGCCGTGCGGCAGATGCAGAGCGGCAGCGGGCTGGGCTCGGTCATGGCGATCGTGGGTCTGGTGCTCGCGGTGTGGTCGGCGTCCGGCTATGTAGCCGCGTTCATCCGCAGCGCGAACGCGGTCTACGACGTCCCCGAGGGCCGGCCGGTCTGGAAGGTGCTGCCGGTCCGGGTCGGCGTCACCGTGGCCCTCATGGTGATGGCCGTGATCAGCGCGCTGATCGTGGTGTTCACCGGCGGACTCGCACGTCAGGCGGGCACCGCCCTTGGAGTGGGTGACGCAGGACTGACCGCGTGGTCGATCGCCAAATGGCCGGTACTGGTCGTTCTGGTCACGATGATGATCGCGCTGCTGTACTGGGCGACCCCGAACGCGAAGGTCCGCGGCTTCCGCTGGATCACGCCGGGAAGCTTCCTCGCGCTGCTGATCTGGATGATCGCCTCCGCCGGGTTCGCGCTCTACGTGGCGAACTTCGGGTCGTACAACAAGACGTACGGCACGCTCGCGGGCGTGATCGTCTTCCTGGTGTGGCTGTGGATCACCAACCTGGCGATTCTGCTGGGCCTGGAGTTCGACGCGGAGCTGGTGCGCCAGCGCGCCGTCGTCGGAGGCCACCCGGTCGACGAGGAGCCGTACGTCCAGCCGCGCGACACCCGCACGTGGGACGAGGGGGACCATCGCCGCCTCGGCTCCTGA
- a CDS encoding iron chaperone, giving the protein MTNTQQPAAGSAAPEKFDGFTAEERAAMKEHARDLKTTARRSPRTAKADGEKDVLAKIADMADADRVLAEALHRIVTAAAPDLAPKLWYGMPAYARNGKVVCFFQSAQKFKTRYATLGFSDQAYLDDDAMWPTTYALTKLDAATESRITELVARAAG; this is encoded by the coding sequence ATGACGAACACCCAGCAGCCCGCCGCCGGCAGCGCCGCCCCCGAGAAGTTCGACGGGTTCACGGCCGAGGAGCGCGCCGCGATGAAGGAACACGCCCGGGACCTCAAGACGACCGCGCGCCGCAGCCCGCGCACCGCGAAGGCGGACGGCGAGAAGGACGTGCTGGCGAAGATCGCCGACATGGCGGACGCCGACCGCGTCCTCGCCGAAGCACTGCACCGGATCGTCACGGCGGCCGCCCCGGACCTGGCGCCCAAGCTCTGGTACGGCATGCCCGCCTACGCCAGGAACGGCAAGGTGGTGTGCTTCTTCCAGAGCGCGCAGAAGTTCAAGACCCGGTACGCCACCCTCGGCTTCAGCGACCAGGCGTACCTCGACGACGACGCCATGTGGCCCACGACGTACGCCCTGACGAAGCTGGACGCCGCCACCGAGAGCCGCATCACCGAGCTCGTCGCGAGGGCGGCGGGCTGA